In the Hordeum vulgare subsp. vulgare chromosome 7H, MorexV3_pseudomolecules_assembly, whole genome shotgun sequence genome, one interval contains:
- the LOC123410854 gene encoding serine/threonine-protein kinase UCN-like, with protein MPMEVDLDRARALRVLGRGAMGTVFLVEADPARPGCGRYALKVFDKRSAGPTKPDADRRARWEVNLLSRLAHPHLPSLLGTAETPDLLAWAVPYCPGGDLNELRYSLADRVFSPAAIRFYIAETVSALADLHASGIVYRDLKPENVLLRADGHVTLTDFDLSRLLPVSTSSPSTSPPPQVQPVFHRGHRRTRASAGGHPTKREREPVPAAASTPKQQLQNLVRFLMRSNGAAPELPKKTKSARVSPVSRKAACSGAAWGRSYSFVGTEEYVAPEVVSGDGHGFAVDWWAVGVLVYEMAFGRTPFKGKNRKETFRNVLHKEVEFPGDTQRRMPELTDLISRLLQRDPARRLGYAGGADEIRAHPFFAGMAWDMLAEVSRPPYIPPPAEDNAVEGQGFDVRDYFKKLHQPTPTPPPESGSSSSSSSDFSSVF; from the coding sequence ATGCCCATGGAGGTCGACCTCGACCGTGCGCGCGCTCTGCGCGTTCTCGGCCGAGGCGCCATGGGCACCGTCTTCCTCGTCGAGGCCGACCCGGCGCGGCCCGGCTGCGGCCGGTACGCCCTCAAGGTCTTCGACAAGCGCTCCGCCGGGCCGACCAAGCCCGACGCCGACCGCCGCGCGCGGTGGGAGGTGAACCTGCTCTCCCGCCTCGCGCACCCGCACCTCCCGTCCCTCCTCGGCACCGCCGAGACGCCCGACCTCCTCGCCTGGGCCGTCCCTTATTGCCCCGGTGGTGACCTGAACGAGCTCCGCTACTCCCTAGCTGACCGTGTCTTCTCCCCGGCCGCCATACGCTTCTACATCGCCGAGACCGTGTCCGCGCTCGCCGACCTCCACGCCTCCGGCATCGTGTACCGCGACCTCAAGCCAGAAAACGTGCTCCTCCGAGCCGACGGCCATGTTACCCTCACCGACTTCGACCTCTCGCGCCTCCTGCCGGTCTCTACCTCCTCCCCGTCAACGTCGCCTCCTCCTCAGGTGCAGCCCGTGTTCCACCGCGGCCACCGCCGGACGCGCGCCTCCGCTGGTGGCCACCCCACCAAGCGCGAGCGCGAGCCCGTGCCCGCGGCCGCGTCGACGCCGAAGCAGCAGCTTCAGAACCTGGTTCGTTTCTTGATGCGAAGCAACGGCGCCGCCCCCGAGCTGCCCAAGAAGACCAAGTCGGCGCGCGTGTCCCCCGTGAGCCGGAAGGCCGCATGCTCCGGCGCGGCGTGGGGCAGGTCGTACTCGTTCGTCGGCACGGAAGAGTACGTGGCGCCGGAGGTGGTGAGCGGCGACGGCCACGGGTTCGCCGTGGACTGGTGGGCGGTGGGCGTGCTCGTCTACGAGATGGCGTTCGGCCGCACGCCGTTCAAGGGCAAGAACCGCAAGGAGACGTTCCGGAACGTGCTGCACAAGGAGGTCGAGTTCCCGGGGGACACCCAGCGCCGGATGCCGGAGCTGACCGACCTCATCTCGCGGCTGCTGCAGCGGGATCCCGCGAGGCGGCTAGGGTACGCAGGCGGCGCCGACGAGATCCGGGCGCACCCGTTCTTCGCCGGGATGGCGTGGGACATGCTCGCCGAGGTGTCCCGCCCGCCCTACATCCCGCCGCCAGCGGAGGACAACGCAGTCGAAGGCCAGGGCTTCGACGTGAGGGATTACTTCAAGAAGCTCCACCAACCGACGCCAACGCCTCCGCCGGAGTCgggctcctcgtcgtcgtcgtcgtcggactTCTCGTCGGTGTTCTGA